In Geopsychrobacter electrodiphilus DSM 16401, a single window of DNA contains:
- the lysA gene encoding diaminopimelate decarboxylase, producing MPMSKDFKVRLEPVIEEIAAHYGTPFHIYDEVGIRETGEALKRAFAGIEGFQEYYAVKALPNPKILQLMQEMGFGFDCSSIPELILSRNAGARGEQIMFTSNNTTLEEFNFAAQDGGCILNLDDISLLEKVPEMPELVCFRYNPGPRRTGNIIIGNPVEAKYGVTHDQLVEAYRRAQKLGACRFGLHTMVASNELDYTYMVETSRMLLELSTVVEKELGIRFEFVNIGGGFGIPYRPEQKPLDLQAMSQEITALFAQFKVEHGYAPRMVMESGRFMTGPHGVLVTRAINHKNTYRKYVGVDACMSSLMRPAMYDAYHHVEVVGGDERATEVIDLVGSLCENNDKFAVQRELPQIAEGDLLVIHDSGAHGHAMGFQYNGRLRPKELLLRADGRVELIRRAETNEDYFATNNFNADEFRPAGRG from the coding sequence CGCTTAAGCGCGCATTTGCCGGTATCGAAGGGTTTCAGGAGTATTACGCGGTCAAGGCGTTACCAAATCCCAAAATTCTTCAATTGATGCAGGAGATGGGTTTTGGTTTCGACTGCAGTTCGATTCCGGAGTTGATTCTCAGCCGCAACGCTGGTGCGCGCGGCGAGCAGATTATGTTCACCTCGAATAATACCACCCTTGAAGAGTTCAATTTCGCCGCGCAGGACGGCGGTTGTATCCTGAATCTGGATGATATCTCGTTGCTCGAGAAAGTGCCGGAAATGCCTGAACTGGTCTGTTTTCGATATAATCCCGGTCCGCGCCGCACTGGCAATATCATTATCGGTAATCCGGTCGAGGCCAAGTACGGGGTAACCCATGATCAGCTGGTGGAAGCATACCGCAGAGCACAGAAGCTGGGGGCCTGTCGTTTCGGTCTGCATACCATGGTTGCCTCGAATGAACTCGACTACACCTACATGGTTGAAACCTCGCGGATGTTACTGGAGCTCTCCACCGTTGTTGAGAAGGAACTTGGCATCCGCTTTGAATTTGTCAATATCGGCGGCGGTTTTGGCATTCCTTATCGTCCTGAGCAAAAACCCCTCGATCTGCAGGCGATGTCACAGGAGATCACTGCGCTCTTCGCTCAATTTAAGGTCGAGCATGGGTATGCGCCGCGAATGGTTATGGAGAGCGGCCGTTTCATGACCGGCCCACATGGCGTCTTGGTGACCCGTGCGATCAACCATAAAAATACCTACCGTAAATATGTCGGGGTTGATGCCTGCATGTCATCCTTGATGCGACCGGCGATGTACGATGCCTATCATCATGTAGAGGTTGTCGGTGGTGATGAACGCGCAACCGAGGTGATTGATCTGGTCGGTTCATTGTGTGAGAACAATGACAAGTTCGCGGTCCAGCGGGAACTGCCGCAGATCGCCGAAGGTGATCTGCTCGTGATTCATGACTCCGGCGCTCATGGACATGCGATGGGTTTTCAGTATAACGGACGTCTGCGGCCCAAGGAATTGCTGCTGCGCGCTGATGGACGTGTTGAACTGATCCGGCGGGCTGAAACCAACGAAGATTACTTTGCGACCAACAACTTTAACGCTGATGAGTTCCGCCCTGCAGGTCGGGGTTAG
- a CDS encoding class I SAM-dependent RNA methyltransferase — MPEGLIGPLEIHSLAFGGNGVARYDGRVIFVRGAVPGDLVRVRVLREKKRYAEAEAVHFDRLSPTRCEPGCPVFGECGGCQWQMLPYAAQLEYKTRIFRDILRRQAGVAEELILPILESPAIWNYRCRMQFKCELRSDARLAIGFFRPGSHQVVDTDSCPVAAPLFNRLLPVVRSLLQQTPFAAHISQLDMESGDAEDVRLVLHYAGSDLKGLSRCLQPLLSNQSLSLYVQQGRKSALQYLGGPRELTFSVDSPALELSYGAGGFSQINLEQNRRMVAEALRMVDVQPDWRVLDLYCGMGNFSLPFASRVAQVVAVEEFAGSVKQGAVNARRNRIENIEFVARSAAGAYVAFSAAAGFDLVILDPPRSGAREVVTDLVAQKAPRILYVSCDPMTLVRDLNELQRGGYHLVASRPVDMFPHTWHLESLTMLVRD; from the coding sequence GTGCCTGAAGGGCTGATCGGACCGCTCGAGATCCATTCCCTCGCTTTTGGCGGGAACGGTGTTGCCCGCTATGACGGGCGCGTAATCTTTGTGCGCGGTGCGGTCCCTGGTGACCTGGTCCGGGTTCGGGTGCTGCGTGAAAAAAAACGCTATGCCGAAGCCGAAGCCGTGCACTTTGATCGGCTGTCGCCAACGCGCTGCGAACCGGGTTGTCCGGTCTTTGGCGAATGCGGTGGCTGTCAGTGGCAGATGCTTCCTTACGCAGCGCAGTTAGAGTACAAAACCCGGATTTTTCGGGACATCTTGCGCCGGCAGGCCGGTGTCGCGGAAGAGCTGATTTTGCCGATCCTGGAATCGCCGGCCATCTGGAATTATCGATGCCGCATGCAGTTTAAGTGTGAGCTGCGTTCAGATGCCAGGCTGGCAATCGGATTTTTTCGTCCCGGCAGTCATCAGGTGGTCGATACAGACAGCTGCCCGGTAGCGGCGCCGTTATTTAATCGGTTGTTGCCTGTGGTACGAAGCCTTTTGCAACAAACTCCCTTCGCCGCGCACATTTCACAGCTCGATATGGAGTCAGGTGACGCTGAGGATGTTCGTCTGGTGCTGCACTACGCAGGCTCTGACCTCAAAGGTTTAAGTCGGTGTCTGCAGCCCTTGTTGAGTAATCAATCGCTTTCGCTTTATGTGCAGCAGGGGAGGAAATCTGCCTTGCAATATCTGGGTGGCCCGCGTGAATTGACGTTTAGTGTCGACAGTCCCGCACTGGAACTTTCTTACGGAGCCGGTGGTTTTTCACAGATTAATCTGGAACAGAATCGCAGGATGGTTGCTGAAGCGTTGCGTATGGTAGATGTCCAGCCTGACTGGCGGGTGCTTGATCTGTATTGTGGGATGGGGAACTTCAGCTTGCCCTTCGCGTCTCGAGTGGCGCAGGTAGTTGCCGTCGAGGAATTTGCTGGTTCAGTAAAGCAGGGGGCGGTTAACGCCCGTCGCAACCGGATCGAAAATATTGAATTTGTCGCGCGCTCAGCCGCGGGAGCGTATGTGGCTTTCAGCGCAGCAGCTGGCTTTGATCTGGTGATACTCGATCCGCCACGTAGCGGTGCCAGGGAGGTTGTCACTGATCTGGTTGCGCAAAAGGCGCCGCGAATTCTCTACGTTTCCTGCGACCCAATGACTCTGGTGCGGGATCTCAATGAACTCCAGCGGGGGGGGTACCATTTGGTCGCAAGCAGACCTGTCGATATGTTTCCGCATACCTGGCACCTTGAAAGCTTGACCATGCTGGTGCGTGATTGA
- a CDS encoding ferredoxin domain-containing protein: protein MTTAIVSGPEKKLIAERMRQIGERCVLPFFLRDADNIDAVELLVLIGTCKEPLGLPHCGFCGFADCRTMLDAGGCCSFNVGDLGIALGSAVSRAADMRVDNRIMYSVGKAVLELELLDKSVSLVYGLPLSATSKSPFFDRG from the coding sequence TTGACAACTGCAATAGTTTCTGGACCAGAAAAGAAGCTGATTGCAGAACGCATGCGTCAAATCGGCGAGCGCTGTGTCCTGCCGTTTTTTCTACGTGATGCCGACAATATCGATGCGGTCGAACTGCTGGTACTTATCGGCACGTGCAAGGAACCGCTTGGTCTTCCACACTGTGGCTTCTGTGGCTTTGCTGATTGCCGGACCATGCTTGACGCTGGAGGATGCTGCAGTTTTAATGTCGGAGACCTTGGTATTGCGCTCGGTTCTGCCGTGAGTCGTGCGGCAGATATGCGCGTGGATAATCGCATCATGTATTCAGTTGGCAAGGCGGTTCTTGAACTGGAGCTGCTGGATAAATCGGTCTCACTTGTTTATGGCCTGCCACTCTCAGCGACAAGTAAAAGTCCCTTTTTTGATCGGGGTTGA
- a CDS encoding P-II family nitrogen regulator, producing MRKVEAIIKPFKLDEVKEALNEIGIQGITVSEVKGFGRQKGHTELYRGAEYVVDFIPKIKMEIIVSDDNVEQVVNTIADAARTGRIGDGKIFVTPIDEVVRIRTGERGEEAL from the coding sequence ATGCGCAAGGTTGAGGCTATTATTAAGCCGTTCAAGCTCGACGAAGTTAAGGAAGCTCTCAACGAGATTGGGATTCAGGGTATTACTGTCAGCGAGGTTAAGGGGTTCGGCCGGCAGAAAGGGCATACCGAACTCTATCGCGGTGCAGAGTATGTGGTCGATTTTATTCCCAAGATAAAAATGGAAATTATCGTCAGTGATGACAACGTTGAACAGGTGGTCAACACCATTGCCGACGCTGCCAGAACTGGGCGCATCGGTGATGGCAAGATTTTTGTGACCCCGATTGACGAAGTTGTCCGTATCCGGACTGGAGAGCGGGGAGAGGAAGCACTTTAA